The following nucleotide sequence is from Devosia salina.
TTTGCGAAAAAGAGTTCTTCAACGGCTTCCCACCTTTGAAGTCGTCCTTTATAGCCGAACAAGACAGGGTGTTGGTGCCTGATGAGCGCGTGTTGCAACGCGCCCTTGCCATTGCCGACAGCAAGGTAGGCAGCAATAGACTTAAGGGAAACGACGCAGCGGTTTTCTTGGCGGCGACGGCGTTGGAGAACGACTACGGTGTGATTTCCGACCACACCTCGATCGTATTCTCAACTATTCACGATATTGGTGGGAAGTACGGCATCCCAGTGTTTTCTTCTCAAAGTTACTTCGCCGGTGTTGGCATTTGAGATGCCCACTGCCCTGCGAGCATAGCTCTCCGGGCCTAGCCAGCTAAAATCGCTCCCCCGGAGCGATTTTGCCTTTGGCACGCTGTCTAATGCGCCTCATCCCAATTCTTCGCCGCATGCGCATCCACCTGGATCGGAACCGTCAGCCGCACCGCCGGTTCAGCCGCTGATTCCATCACCTGCTTAATCACCGGAATAGCCTGATCCTCGGTCCCTTCCGGCACCTCGAAGATCAGTTCGTCATGCACCTGCAGCAGCATGTCGGCTTCCACCCCGGCCTTTTTCAGTTCCGGCTCCATGCGGATCATGGCGCGGCGGATGATGTCGGCCGCTGACCCCTGGATGGGGGCATTGATGGAGGCGCGTTCGACAAAGCTGCGTTCGGACGGATTGCCCGAATTGGCATTGGGGAATTGGATCCGCCGGCCGAAAATGGTCATCACATGCCCGTCGGCCTTCACCCGCGCCTTCTGGGCGTCCATATAGTCCTTGATGCCCGGGAAGCGCTCGAAGTAGGTCTTGATATAGTCGCCTGCGACGCCGCGCTCGATCCCAAGTTGATTGGCGAGGCCGAAGGCGGAAATGCCATAGATGATGCCGAAATTGATCGCCTTGGCGCGACGGCGCACATCCGATGGCATGCCTTCCACCGGCACGTTGAACATTTCGCTCGCCGTCATGGCGTGAATGTCCAGCCCTTCCTCGAAAGCGTCCTTGAGGGCCTGGATATTGGCGATATGCGCCAGGACGCGCAGCTCGATCTGGCTGTAGTCGGCCGAAATCAGCACCTTGCCCGGCGGGGCAATGAAGGCGGTGCGGATCTTTCGCCCATCCTCGGTGCGCACCGGAATGTTCTGCAGGTTCGGCTCGTTGGAGGAGAGGCGCCCGGTCAGCACGCTGGCCTGCTGGTAGGAGGTGTGCACGCGCCCGGTGCGCGGATTGATATAGGTGGGCAGGGCATCGGTATAGGTGCCCTTCAATTTGGTGAGCTGGCGCCAGTCGACAATGGTGCGGGCCAGCGGCACGCCCTTCAAGGCCAGGTCCTCGAGCACATCGGCGCCGGTCGACCAGGCGCCGGTCTTGGTCTTGCTGCCGCCTTCGAGCCCCATCTTGTCGAAAAGGATTTCGCCCAACTGCTTGGGGGAGCCGAGATTGAAGCTCTGCCCGGCCAGTTCATGCGCCTCGGCCTCGAGCGCGGCGGCGCGCTGGGCGAAGTCGCCCGAGAGCCGGGCGAGAATCTGCCGGTCGACCATGACGCCGCGCGCTTCCATCCGCGCCAGCACCGGGGCCAACGGCCGCTCGATGGTCTCATAGAGCGTGGTGACGTTTTCCGCGGCGAGGCGCGGTTTCAGCACATGCCAGAGCCGCAGCGTGATGTCGGCATCCTCGGCGGCGTAGCGGGCGGCGGCAGGGATATCGAGCTGATCGAAGCTCTTCTGGTTCTTGCCGGTGCCGGCCAGTTCCCCATAGGTGATGGTCTTGTGGTTGAGCCAATGGTCGGCCAAGACGTCCATGCCATTATAGCGCGGGCCATCCAGCGCATAGGAAATGAGCATGGTGTCGTCGATCGGCGCCATGGCGACGCCATAGCGGGCCAGCACTTCCATGTCATATTTGACGTTCTGCCCGATCTTGAGGATCGACTGGTCCTCGAGCACGCGCTTGAGGGCCTCGAGCACGAATCCAATGGGCAATTGCCCCTCGACCAGCCCTCCGCCACCCAGGAGGTCGCCGGGCTTGGCGTGGCCCACCGGGATATAGCAGCCCTCGCCGATCTCGGTGGAGAGGCACACGCCCACCAGGTCCGCCATCTGCGGGTCGAGCCCGGTGGTCTCGGTGTCGATGGCGACATGCCCCTTGTCGACGATTTTCGCGATGCAGCGCTCCAGCGCCTCGGGCGTGGTGACGATCTCATAGGCGTCGTAATTGACCGGAATGGCCTTGACGCGGGCATGCTCCTCGGCGGCAAAGCGGGCCGGACCGGAACCGGGCACCACATTGGCGGCCAGCTTGGCCTTGGCCACCGAGAGCGTGGTCGATTTCTGGGGCGCGCCGGGGACCGGGCTCTCCTTGTTGGCCGCCAGCTCCGGATCGGGCTCGAAATCATCCGGATTGGCCTCGAGCAGGGTCGCCAGCCGCTTGGTGATGCTGGCAAATTCCATCGCCTTCAAAAACGGGAACAGCGCCGATGGGCTCATCGGCTGACGCACCAGGCCATCAAGGTCGATCTCGACCGGCACCTTCTGTTCCAGCGTCACCAGCGTCTTGGAAATGCGGGCCAGCTCGGCATTCTCGATCAGCTTCTGCCGCCGGGCCGGCTGCTTGATCTCCTCGGCGCGGGCGAGCAGGGTTTCGAGATCGCCATAGGTATTGATCAGCTCGGCCGCGGTCTTGACCCCAATGCCCGGCACGCCCGGGACATTGTCGACGCTGTCGCCGCACAGCGCCTGCACGTCGATCACCTTGTCCGGCGTCACCCCGAATTTGGTGAACACTTCATCGGGCCCGATCCACCGCAGCGGCGGCTGCCCGGGGCGCGGAATGGTATCGAGCAGACGGATCGAGCCATCGGGCTCCACCAGCTGCATCAGGTCCTTGTCCGAGGAGGCGATGGTGACCTTGAACCCCTTGTCCCGCGCCATCACGGCATAGGTGGCCATGATATCGTCGGCCTCCCAGCCCTCCATTTCGATCGAGGGAATGGAAAAGGCGCGCGTGGCCGAGCGGGTCAGCGGAAATTGCGGCACCAGCTCTTCGGGCGCAGGCGGGCGCTGCGCCTTGTACTGCGGATAGAGATCGTCGCGGAAGGTCTTGCCCTTGGCGTCGAAAATCACCGCCATATGGGTGGGTGGTTCGTCGCCATCCAGGTCCTGGGTAAGCTTGTAGAGCATGTTGCAGAACCCCTGCACGCAGCCCACCGGCAGCCCGTCCGACTTGCGGCTCAGGGGCGGCAAAGCGTGGAAGGCGCGGAAGATATAGCCCGAGCCGTCGACGAGCAGCAGATGCATGTTGGCGATTCCCTTTGGTCCGTTCGGCGGCGACTTTATCGCCTCGGGCCCGATCATGGCACCCATTTCTGCCCGCTTGTGTCAGCAGGGCGACAGGCGTTCACGATTGCCGTGAGGGACCTATCTTCGCCACTTTTATCCCCCTAGTTTGGAAACCGATAGGAAGGCGGAGTTCCGCCCTTCCGCCAACAGGCCCGGTGGGGCCTTTAAGGACACCCGTGCAGATCACCCCTATGAGGGGACCGGGCACCACTATTCTGGTGGTGGATGACGATGCCTTGATTACCCTCAATACTGCAGACATTTTGAAAGAGCTGGGACACACCGCAATCGAGGCGTTTTCCGCCCATGAGGCGCTGACCTTGATGCAGAAGCGTTCCGATATCGACGTGCTGATAACCGACTATGCCATGCCCGGCATGACCGGGCTGGAGCTGGCCGAGGCCGCGCGGGCCCTGCACCCGGGCATACCCGTGCTGCTTACCACCGGCTATTCGGACGTGCCCGAAGGTCAGAGCTTCGATTATCCCTGGCTGGAAAAGCCGTATCGGGAAGAGGACCTCACGGTCAGGCTTGCCGAACTGCTCGCGCCCATGGCCGAGTAATCCGGCGGCAAGCCGGCGCCTGTGCGGCGCCGGTGATCAGCGCAACCCGCTTTTTTCCAGCAATCCCAGCCGCTTGGCGTCGTAGTAATAGCCATTGGCATAGAACTGCACCGCGCGATCGTCATTGCCCCCGGCTGTCACATAGGCGCCGGCGAGATAGCGCACGGCATAGCGCAGATTGGTCTCGGCATCGAGCAGGCCCGCCGCTTCGCCGCGATAACCCATGCCGCGTGCCGTGGCGTGGGATATCTGCATGAGCCCATAATAGGGACCATTGCGCGCCGCCGGATTATAGCCGCTCTCGCGCACGATGACGCGCCGCACCAGGTGCTCGGGCACATTGTACTGGGTCGCATAATGGGCGATCAGCCCATCAAGCGGTCCGCGCTCGCTTCCGGCGTAGCCAAGCAGCAGCGAACTGGGCGCGGCCGGCACGGCGGCGGCCTTGGGCACATGCCCGGCTGGGGTCGCGGCCACCGGCGCAAAGCTGGCAATGGCGGCGCTCGCCGATTTGTTGCCGGGCATCGGCTTGATGCCGGCCATCGAGCACCCGGCCAGAACCAGGGCCAGGGCAACGGAACCTGCGATGGGGAGCGGCCGGGCCGTCATGCACATACCTCTCACGCGCCGGAATTCCTGTCTCTCGCCCGCTAAATGTCAAACGCGGCGGCTTGATGGCGGAAATGCGACGCCGGGGCAAGTGTGACCGGACCGATGCCGCCAAAAACCGCCCGTGCCACGGGGCTTGGCCGCCAAAGGTTTACATCTGGGCGCGATGCCCTAGACTTGGGCCTTCGCCGTCGTGCGCTTTTGCGGCAAGCCCACTTGCCGCCACCGAGCCGCTCCGCCCCTTGTTGGCCGGGCGGCCCATTGCGCGACTGACCCTGAAGGCCCTCCTCCTGGCGAGGGCAAGAGACAATTCCGAAAGGCTCGTCCCATGACCACTGCCGCAACCGGCGACACTGTGCGCATCCATTATTCCGGCCGTCTGACCGATGGCACCCAGTTCGACAGCTCCGAAGGCCGCGCGCCGCTCGAATTCACTCTTGGCCAGGGCCAGGTGATCAAGGGGCTCGAGCAGCATGTCGATGGCATGGAAACCGGCACCAAAAGCACCGTGACCATCCCCGCTGAGGCCGCCTATGGCCCGCGCCGTGACGATGCCGTCCAGCAGCTCGACCGCGACAAGGTCCCCGCCGGCATCGACCTCCAGGTCGGCACCCAGCTCCAGGCCCGCACCGCCGATGGCGGCATGCTGCCGATCACCGTGGTGGGTGTGGACGAGCAGTCCGTCACCGTCGATGCCAACCACCCGCTCGCCGGCAAGGACCTGGTCTTCGACGTCGAGCTGGTCGAGGTTGTCAAAGTGGCCTGAGGCGTCACCTAAGCCGCATCCTCTTCCCTTCTCCCCTTGTGGGAGAAGGTGCCCGCAGGGCGGATGAGGGGTCTTGCTCCGGCGGAGGCTTCAAGCCGGAACAGGCCACGAGACTCCGCCCCGTCCCCGAAGGGCTGGGCACGCCGGTGACGTGACCAGAGCGAAGCAGGCCACGAGACCTATGGTCGAGTAGCGGCGCGAATGGCGGGTGGCCGACGGCCGCTTGATGGTCCCCATCCACGATGCGCCCTGCCCATGTCCGATAGAAAAACGCCCGGACGCGACGAATCGCGGCCGGGCGCCCGGGAGATAGCCGTTGCCGGTCCGAGGCCGGCGGCGGCTATTGCTTACTTCAGGAAGTCATCGACATTGTCCTGGGTGACAATGTCATTGCCCGTGTAGATGATCTCGTCGACCGTCTCGCCATTCTTGATGGCTAGCAGCGTATCCATGGCCTTCTGGCCCATTTCATAGGGACGCTGACCGACCAGCCCATGGGCATAGCCTTCCTTGAGCAGTTGCAGCTGCTGGGGCAGCGTGTCGGCAACGACCAGCGCGAGCGCCCCGCTATCCACATCTGCCTTGTACTGGTCGACGAAGTTCTTCCATCCATCGGGCGCGAACATCGGCCAGCCGCCAACCGGCACGATGGCCTTGATGTCAGGATTGGCGGTCTTGAGATCGCCCATCTGCTGCACGGCCAGGGCAATGTCGTCGTTCGAGAAGGTCGGCGAGCCGGGCACTTCGGTCCAGTTCGAACCGGCCAGGGCTTCACGCACGCCATCAACGCGCAGCGCCAGGTTGGGGGCCGCGGCGCCGCCCGAGATCATGCCATAGGTGCCGCCATCGGGGGCCACCTGCAGCAGGAGCTTGCCCAGATCTTCACCGAAAAGCTTGTTGTCGGTGCCGACATAGGCGGTGCGGGTGCTGTCGGGCGCATCGGAGTCGAAGGTGATGACGGCGATGCCGGCTTCGGTGGCGCGGTCGATCACCGTGGTGGCCGCGGCAATGTCGGACACCGAGATGGCCAGGCCATCCACGCCCTGGGTGATCAGGTCTTCGATGATCTGGGCCTGGGTGGTGGCTTCGTGCTCGACCGGGCCGATATAGAGGCAGGTCACATTGCCCAGTTCGGCAGCCCGGGCCTCGCAACCGTCACGGGCCAGGTCGAAGAACGGGTTGTTCATCGCCTTGGGCACGACAGCGAAGGTGTAATTGTCCTGGGCAATGGCGGTGCCGCCCAGGAACATGGTGGCGATCGTGCCGAGCACGATGGCGGTCTTGGTCATGGTAGTCTCCTCCTTTTTGGACCTGCCTTTGGGCAAGCCGCTTCCGTTGCCGGCGAAACAGTTCCGCCGGCCTTCTGACACCCGCCCGGCTCCCTCGGCCGGACGTGGCGATTGCGATGTAAACTCAGCCGTTCCGGGAGGAACGGAGGCGGTCCACCAGCACGGCGGCAACAATGATCGCGCCGACCAGGGTCTGCTGCCAGTATGGGTCGACCCGCGCCAGGACCAGGCCGTTGCGGATCACCTCGATAAGCACGCAGCCGATAATGGCGCCGGCCGCCCCGCCGACACCGCCGGCCAGATTGGCGCCACCAATCACCGCAGCGGCAATGATGGTCAGCTCATAAGCCGTCGCCAGATTGGCGGGGGCCGAGCCGAGCCAGCCCGAAATGATGATGCCGTTGAGCCCTGCCGCGAGCGAGCACAGCACATAGACCTGGATCTTGACCCGATCGACATTGACGCCCGTCAGCCGGCCCGCATTCTCATTGCTGCCAATGGCAAAGACATGCTTGCCCCAGGCGGTGTGATTGAGCGCGACCCACATGATCACGGCGCAGATGATGAGGTAGAAGAAGGCCACCGGGACCTCACCGAATTTGCCTGCCGTGACGGCCAGGAACAGTTCCTTGTCCGGACCGGCCGGAAAGGTGCCGCGCCCCTGGGTCGCCACATAGACAAGGCCGCGCACCATGGAGAGCGTGCCCAGCGTGGTGACGAAGGGGCTGAGCTTGAGCTTGGCAATGGCCAGGCCGTTGAACAGGCCCACAAGGGCCGCCGCAAACAGACCTGCGACCAGCGAGATCAGGAGCGCACTGCCCGCGAAGGGGTAGAAGCCAGCCGTATTCAGGCCATTCATGGCCAGCGAGGTGACCGTGGCCGAAAGGGCAATGGTCGAGCCCACGGACAGGTCGATCCCTCCGGTAATGATCACCAGCGTTATGCCCAGCGTGGCTATGGCAATGAACGAGAAATTGCGGGTGATATTGGAGATGTTGCCGGCGGTAAGAAAGTTGGGCGACAGGAAGCTCATCACGATGATGAGCACGACCAGCGCCGCCAGCACATAGGCGGACTGGCTGGCCAGGAAGCCGCGCTGCCAGAAACGGGTGCGGCCAATATTGGTGAACGTTGCGCTGTGGGCGTCTGACATCACGCGGCCTCCTTGGCGCCGGTGATCAGCGCTGTCACTTCTTCGGGCGAGGATTGTGCAATGGGCTTGTCGGCCACCTTGCTGCCCCGGCGCATGACGATGACCCGCTCGCAAACGGCGAAGACGTCGGGCATGCGGTGGGAAATCAGGATCACGGCGATGCCGGCATCCTTGAGGCGGTGGATGAGGTTGAGCACTTCGGCCACCTGCCGCACCGAGATGGCAGCGGTCGGCTCGTCCATCAGGATCACCTTGGCATCGGAAAGCCGCGTGCGGGCAATGGCGACGGCCTGGCGCTGACCGCCCGACATCTGCCGCACATAATCGCCGCTACGGGTTTCGGACTTCAGTTCGGCAAACAGTTCCGAGGCCCTGGCATTCATCGCCGCATGCCGCAGGAAGCGGAATGGCCCCACCTGGCGCTTGAGTTCCCGGCCCAGGAAGATGTTCTCGGCGGCCGTCAGATTATCGGCGAGCGCCAGGTCCTGATAGACCGTCTCGATGCCCAGCCGCCGGGCTTCGCCGGGGCTATGGATATGGGCGCGATCGCCCGAGAAATGCAGGGTGCCGGCCGTTGGCTGGTAAATGCCGGACATGATCTTGACCAGCGTGGATTTGCCCGCGCCATTATCCCCCATAAGCCCCACGACCTCGCCGGGCTGGATGGCAAAGCTGACGTCGGACAGGGCGCGGATGGCCCCGAATTCCTTGGTCACGCCCTTGAGTTCCAGAAGTGCCAACACGTCCTCCCCTTGTTGGCGGGTCCTTGATGTACGTACCTTTTCTCTGGGTGCATGAGCGCCTTGACGGCAGATGCGCATCCGCGGTGACACCCCTGACGGGGCGCCTGTCGTCGCGATGGTTCTCTGCGTGAGCGCTCGCCTCCTCCCAAAGGCGACCGTGCCTTCTTCTATAACGGAGGATAAATAATACTACAATAGTATTTTATAGGCTGTGACGGGCAGCCCCATGAGGCTATGCGAGGCGGCCGCCCGTGCAAAGACTTTTTTCGGGTCCCGAATTTTCAGGATCTGCAGATTGGGGGAACGCTGTGTCGGGCCGACGATGGGCTTCAAGAACTCATCGACACCTGATCTCACTTAGGGACATTGAACCCCTCACGCATCTCCGCCGCCTTTGCCCGGCTCACGCATTCCTCGGCGTGGTCATTGACCAGACCCATGGCCTGCATGAAGGCAAAGACCGTGGTGGGCCCCACAAAGCGCCAACCGCGCTTCTTGAGGGCCTTGGACAGCGCCTCCGATTCCGGGCTGGTACTCTGGCTTTGTGGCGGCGCAGGCGCCTGGGCCTCGTAACGCCAGACAAAGGCGGCGATCGAACCCGCCTCGGCGATCAAGTCCTGGGCGCGGGCCGCATTGTTGATCACGGCCTCGATCTTGCCCCGGTGGCGGACGATCCCCTTGTCGGCCAGCAGCCGGTCGACGTCAGCCTGCGTGAACGCG
It contains:
- a CDS encoding DNA-3-methyladenine glycosylase I, which encodes MSLFEGPDGQKRCGWCAGAAEFVPYHDHEWGFPVSDDRRLFEKLSLEGFQSGLSWRTILNKREAFRAGFANFEIDAVAAFTQADVDRLLADKGIVRHRGKIEAVINNAARAQDLIAEAGSIAAFVWRYEAQAPAPPQSQSTSPESEALSKALKKRGWRFVGPTTVFAFMQAMGLVNDHAEECVSRAKAAEMREGFNVPK
- a CDS encoding sugar-binding protein; protein product: MTKTAIVLGTIATMFLGGTAIAQDNYTFAVVPKAMNNPFFDLARDGCEARAAELGNVTCLYIGPVEHEATTQAQIIEDLITQGVDGLAISVSDIAAATTVIDRATEAGIAVITFDSDAPDSTRTAYVGTDNKLFGEDLGKLLLQVAPDGGTYGMISGGAAAPNLALRVDGVREALAGSNWTEVPGSPTFSNDDIALAVQQMGDLKTANPDIKAIVPVGGWPMFAPDGWKNFVDQYKADVDSGALALVVADTLPQQLQLLKEGYAHGLVGQRPYEMGQKAMDTLLAIKNGETVDEIIYTGNDIVTQDNVDDFLK
- a CDS encoding FKBP-type peptidyl-prolyl cis-trans isomerase, with the protein product MTTAATGDTVRIHYSGRLTDGTQFDSSEGRAPLEFTLGQGQVIKGLEQHVDGMETGTKSTVTIPAEAAYGPRRDDAVQQLDRDKVPAGIDLQVGTQLQARTADGGMLPITVVGVDEQSVTVDANHPLAGKDLVFDVELVEVVKVA
- a CDS encoding transglycosylase SLT domain-containing protein, with the protein product MTARPLPIAGSVALALVLAGCSMAGIKPMPGNKSASAAIASFAPVAATPAGHVPKAAAVPAAPSSLLLGYAGSERGPLDGLIAHYATQYNVPEHLVRRVIVRESGYNPAARNGPYYGLMQISHATARGMGYRGEAAGLLDAETNLRYAVRYLAGAYVTAGGNDDRAVQFYANGYYYDAKRLGLLEKSGLR
- a CDS encoding response regulator translates to MQITPMRGPGTTILVVDDDALITLNTADILKELGHTAIEAFSAHEALTLMQKRSDIDVLITDYAMPGMTGLELAEAARALHPGIPVLLTTGYSDVPEGQSFDYPWLEKPYREEDLTVRLAELLAPMAE
- the polA gene encoding DNA polymerase I, with the translated sequence MHLLLVDGSGYIFRAFHALPPLSRKSDGLPVGCVQGFCNMLYKLTQDLDGDEPPTHMAVIFDAKGKTFRDDLYPQYKAQRPPAPEELVPQFPLTRSATRAFSIPSIEMEGWEADDIMATYAVMARDKGFKVTIASSDKDLMQLVEPDGSIRLLDTIPRPGQPPLRWIGPDEVFTKFGVTPDKVIDVQALCGDSVDNVPGVPGIGVKTAAELINTYGDLETLLARAEEIKQPARRQKLIENAELARISKTLVTLEQKVPVEIDLDGLVRQPMSPSALFPFLKAMEFASITKRLATLLEANPDDFEPDPELAANKESPVPGAPQKSTTLSVAKAKLAANVVPGSGPARFAAEEHARVKAIPVNYDAYEIVTTPEALERCIAKIVDKGHVAIDTETTGLDPQMADLVGVCLSTEIGEGCYIPVGHAKPGDLLGGGGLVEGQLPIGFVLEALKRVLEDQSILKIGQNVKYDMEVLARYGVAMAPIDDTMLISYALDGPRYNGMDVLADHWLNHKTITYGELAGTGKNQKSFDQLDIPAAARYAAEDADITLRLWHVLKPRLAAENVTTLYETIERPLAPVLARMEARGVMVDRQILARLSGDFAQRAAALEAEAHELAGQSFNLGSPKQLGEILFDKMGLEGGSKTKTGAWSTGADVLEDLALKGVPLARTIVDWRQLTKLKGTYTDALPTYINPRTGRVHTSYQQASVLTGRLSSNEPNLQNIPVRTEDGRKIRTAFIAPPGKVLISADYSQIELRVLAHIANIQALKDAFEEGLDIHAMTASEMFNVPVEGMPSDVRRRAKAINFGIIYGISAFGLANQLGIERGVAGDYIKTYFERFPGIKDYMDAQKARVKADGHVMTIFGRRIQFPNANSGNPSERSFVERASINAPIQGSAADIIRRAMIRMEPELKKAGVEADMLLQVHDELIFEVPEGTEDQAIPVIKQVMESAAEPAVRLTVPIQVDAHAAKNWDEAH
- a CDS encoding ATP-binding cassette domain-containing protein; its protein translation is MALLELKGVTKEFGAIRALSDVSFAIQPGEVVGLMGDNGAGKSTLVKIMSGIYQPTAGTLHFSGDRAHIHSPGEARRLGIETVYQDLALADNLTAAENIFLGRELKRQVGPFRFLRHAAMNARASELFAELKSETRSGDYVRQMSGGQRQAVAIARTRLSDAKVILMDEPTAAISVRQVAEVLNLIHRLKDAGIAVILISHRMPDVFAVCERVIVMRRGSKVADKPIAQSSPEEVTALITGAKEAA
- a CDS encoding ABC transporter permease: MSDAHSATFTNIGRTRFWQRGFLASQSAYVLAALVVLIIVMSFLSPNFLTAGNISNITRNFSFIAIATLGITLVIITGGIDLSVGSTIALSATVTSLAMNGLNTAGFYPFAGSALLISLVAGLFAAALVGLFNGLAIAKLKLSPFVTTLGTLSMVRGLVYVATQGRGTFPAGPDKELFLAVTAGKFGEVPVAFFYLIICAVIMWVALNHTAWGKHVFAIGSNENAGRLTGVNVDRVKIQVYVLCSLAAGLNGIIISGWLGSAPANLATAYELTIIAAAVIGGANLAGGVGGAAGAIIGCVLIEVIRNGLVLARVDPYWQQTLVGAIIVAAVLVDRLRSSRNG